The following proteins come from a genomic window of Paenibacillus sp. CAA11:
- a CDS encoding helix-turn-helix domain-containing protein has translation MEGSKYQIADYMLPDMDSTFRIFAAHVRTVTKEWFYPKDRHPLFEVNLVLEGSQEMIVNGRRHVQQPGDLVLLRPEDVHESRVIGEQPMTYYCLHFDVDERVLRELLCHNEPRYCPSASPLAQKIRPSLDKLIALTSSSSMPKLADKMLILSAVFELFAGLSEILSSFADNAEGTRTIGVASEIAAALENSVKMQESLAGQEEQETSLKTIREITEQLGYSASSCNRMFHQVYGMSPRQYLSALKLKKAKLALMAPELSIEAISIRLGYKDIAHFSRQFKRWTGESPAKFRSRFHT, from the coding sequence TTGGAAGGCTCAAAATATCAAATTGCAGACTATATGCTGCCCGATATGGACTCTACATTTCGGATTTTTGCAGCGCATGTGCGCACTGTTACGAAGGAATGGTTTTACCCGAAAGATCGCCATCCGCTCTTTGAAGTGAATCTTGTGCTGGAGGGGAGCCAGGAGATGATTGTCAACGGACGGCGCCATGTGCAGCAGCCCGGTGATCTAGTCCTGCTGCGCCCTGAGGATGTGCATGAAAGCCGTGTGATCGGCGAGCAGCCGATGACTTACTATTGTCTGCATTTTGACGTTGACGAACGGGTGCTTCGGGAGCTCCTATGCCATAATGAGCCAAGATACTGCCCCTCAGCAAGTCCTCTCGCTCAGAAGATTAGGCCGAGTCTTGATAAACTGATTGCGTTAACCTCATCCAGCAGCATGCCGAAGCTTGCCGACAAAATGTTGATCCTGTCAGCTGTATTTGAACTGTTCGCGGGACTTAGCGAAATCTTGTCGAGCTTTGCGGATAACGCTGAGGGCACCCGCACGATTGGTGTCGCCTCGGAAATCGCGGCTGCGCTGGAGAATAGTGTGAAGATGCAGGAGAGCTTAGCGGGGCAGGAAGAACAGGAGACTTCTCTTAAGACTATCAGAGAGATCACTGAGCAGCTGGGCTACAGTGCATCTTCCTGCAACCGGATGTTTCATCAGGTGTACGGCATGTCCCCGAGACAGTATTTATCTGCGTTGAAGCTGAAAAAGGCGAAGCTGGCCTTGATGGCTCCCGAGCTTTCTATAGAAGCGATATCCATCCGGCTTGGCTATAAGGATATTGCGCATTTCAGCCGTCAGTTCAAGCGTTGGACGGGGGAATCTCCGGCGAAATTTCGCAGCCGATTCCATACATAG
- a CDS encoding glycoside hydrolase family 52 protein has protein sequence MDKKMFFNAHHSPIGAFASFTLGYPGKSGGFDLEIASPPDQNIYIGLQEDGKSQYRALPFFEDARNDRSRYTSDDEEQDLQPGPSSSSELIVPFTRHEISRTFQAATDSWQAGDLTFTLYSPFGPVPEPGKAEEEELKFALLPAVLAEITIDNTKGLHTRKAFFGFQKNDPYTAIRRISDTTGGKLSGIAQGRHIAIAAKDPRVREGGYFSLEGILQPKVEENLRFGLGSVGALLMDVQPGEKAVFRFALCFYRGGIVTTGIDAAYYYTRYYSNIEEVAGYALEHFEKKLEVTRSANQLIHSASLSGDQQFMLAHAIRSYYGSTELLDHDGEPLWIVNEGEYRMMNTFDLTVDQLFYELRMNPWTVKNELDLFIQRYSYTDTVRFPGEKREYPGGISFTHDMGVANSFSRPGFSTYELHAIDDCFSHMTHEQLVNWVLTAAVYVQQTGDQDWLNQHLGLFEQCLESMVHRDHPEPSQRSGLMGLDSSRTMGGAEITTYDSLDVSLGQARNNIYLAGKCWAAYVAMEKLFEEHQLPEAAKLAGHQAVLCAQTITGQVQPEGHIPAVIKEGNNSKIIPAIEGLIFPLFTGCEEALEPGGRFGDYIQALSVHFNTVLAKGVCLFENGGWKLSSTSDNSWLSKIYLCQFIARRILGHPWDEQGHAADAAHAAWLTSDENAYWSWSDQMKAGIICGSRYYPRGVTAILWLDEEPLSKGTSERAAR, from the coding sequence ATGGATAAAAAAATGTTCTTCAATGCTCACCATTCACCAATAGGAGCCTTCGCCAGCTTCACCCTGGGCTATCCGGGCAAAAGCGGCGGCTTTGATCTTGAAATCGCTTCCCCGCCTGATCAGAACATCTATATCGGCCTGCAGGAGGACGGGAAATCCCAGTATCGGGCGCTGCCCTTCTTCGAGGACGCCAGGAATGACCGGAGCCGGTATACATCAGATGACGAGGAACAGGACCTTCAGCCAGGCCCCTCATCGTCTTCCGAATTGATTGTACCCTTTACCAGACATGAAATCTCCCGGACGTTCCAAGCAGCCACAGACAGCTGGCAGGCCGGCGATTTGACCTTTACCCTCTACTCCCCGTTCGGCCCTGTCCCGGAGCCTGGAAAAGCTGAAGAAGAGGAGCTGAAATTCGCGCTGTTGCCCGCTGTTCTAGCAGAAATTACAATTGATAATACAAAAGGACTTCATACCCGTAAAGCCTTCTTCGGCTTCCAAAAAAATGATCCCTACACCGCGATCCGCAGAATTTCGGATACGACCGGCGGCAAGTTAAGCGGGATTGCACAGGGCCGCCACATTGCGATTGCTGCCAAGGATCCCCGCGTCCGGGAAGGCGGATACTTCTCCCTGGAGGGCATCCTGCAGCCCAAAGTGGAGGAGAATCTCAGATTCGGCCTTGGCTCGGTGGGTGCTCTGCTCATGGATGTTCAGCCGGGGGAGAAAGCCGTATTCCGGTTTGCTCTATGCTTTTACCGCGGAGGGATTGTGACTACGGGGATAGATGCAGCCTATTATTACACCCGGTACTACTCCAATATTGAAGAGGTCGCCGGCTATGCACTGGAGCACTTCGAGAAGAAGCTGGAGGTCACTCGCTCAGCAAACCAGCTGATTCACTCAGCTTCTCTAAGCGGTGACCAGCAGTTCATGCTGGCTCATGCCATACGCAGCTACTATGGCTCAACAGAGCTCCTAGATCATGACGGAGAACCACTCTGGATTGTGAATGAGGGCGAATACCGCATGATGAACACCTTCGACCTCACAGTGGATCAGCTATTCTACGAGCTGCGAATGAACCCCTGGACCGTCAAAAATGAACTTGATCTGTTTATCCAAAGATACAGCTATACTGACACCGTCCGTTTTCCGGGCGAGAAACGGGAATATCCGGGCGGAATCAGCTTTACCCATGACATGGGCGTGGCCAATTCCTTCTCAAGGCCCGGCTTCTCCACTTATGAGCTGCATGCCATCGACGACTGCTTCTCTCATATGACCCATGAGCAGCTGGTCAACTGGGTGCTCACTGCTGCTGTTTATGTGCAGCAGACTGGAGACCAGGACTGGCTCAACCAGCATCTTGGGCTGTTCGAACAGTGCCTTGAGAGCATGGTTCACCGTGATCATCCCGAGCCCAGTCAGCGCAGCGGCCTCATGGGATTGGACAGTTCCCGAACGATGGGCGGTGCCGAGATTACCACCTACGACAGCCTGGATGTCTCGCTTGGCCAGGCCCGCAACAACATCTATCTGGCCGGAAAATGCTGGGCCGCTTATGTTGCCATGGAGAAGCTGTTTGAAGAGCATCAGCTCCCTGAGGCTGCAAAACTTGCCGGACATCAGGCTGTGCTATGTGCACAGACGATTACCGGCCAGGTTCAGCCGGAAGGGCATATCCCGGCAGTGATTAAGGAGGGCAATAATTCCAAGATCATTCCGGCCATTGAAGGGCTGATCTTCCCGCTCTTCACGGGCTGTGAGGAGGCATTGGAGCCCGGCGGCCGATTCGGTGATTACATCCAGGCCCTCTCCGTTCACTTTAATACCGTGCTGGCCAAGGGAGTCTGTCTCTTTGAGAATGGAGGATGGAAGCTGTCCTCTACAAGCGACAATTCGTGGCTCAGCAAAATCTATCTCTGCCAATTTATCGCCCGCCGCATCCTGGGCCACCCCTGGGATGAACAAGGGCACGCAGCAGATGCTGCTCATGCCGCCTGGCTCACCTCTGACGAGAATGCTTACTGGAGCTGGAGTGATCAGATGAAGGCCGGAATTATCTGCGGCAGCAGATACTACCCTCGGGGCGTTACGGCCATTCTGTGGCTGGATGAAGAGCCTTTGAGTAAAGGAACGTCTGAGCGAGCAGCCAGATAG
- a CDS encoding DedA family protein, with protein sequence MLGLMIEVIPSEIVLAYGGYLVHGGHINFIGAVFFGVVGGVIAQIFIYWIGRYGGRPILEKYGKYILIQKKHIDVAESWFLRYGAGVIFTARFIPVARHAISIPAGMAKMKLSKFILLTTLAVIPWTVLFVYLGMILGEQWENIDEKASPYIMPILLSALALLIVYFLVKWMLSSRKKNKSE encoded by the coding sequence ATGCTTGGGCTTATGATTGAGGTTATTCCTAGTGAAATTGTTCTGGCTTATGGGGGGTATTTGGTCCATGGCGGGCATATTAACTTTATAGGTGCAGTTTTCTTCGGGGTCGTAGGCGGCGTGATTGCTCAGATTTTCATTTACTGGATCGGGCGCTACGGAGGCAGACCCATATTGGAGAAATACGGCAAATATATTCTCATCCAGAAGAAGCACATTGATGTAGCCGAGTCATGGTTCCTGAGGTATGGGGCAGGGGTGATCTTCACCGCGCGCTTTATTCCGGTAGCCAGACATGCGATCTCGATTCCGGCAGGCATGGCCAAGATGAAGCTTAGCAAGTTTATACTTTTGACTACGCTGGCGGTTATTCCCTGGACGGTGCTCTTCGTGTATCTGGGCATGATTCTTGGAGAACAATGGGAGAATATCGATGAGAAGGCTTCTCCTTACATTATGCCGATCCTCCTCTCCGCATTGGCGCTGCTGATCGTGTACTTCCTGGTAAAATGGATGCTGTCCAGCCGGAAGAAGAATAAGAGCGAGTAG
- a CDS encoding dehydrogenase encodes MAFKPPKHEAALPSPRKIRRTCSKELYRTLKRMNVYLSKDLIEEGETLYYRKVIANLIWIHEQGGNRKKLADWWDTEVSGELAELWNVDQEALKRAFRAAFCGTA; translated from the coding sequence ATGGCCTTCAAGCCACCCAAACACGAAGCCGCTCTGCCCTCCCCTCGCAAAATTCGAAGAACCTGCAGCAAAGAGCTGTATCGAACGCTGAAGCGCATGAATGTATACCTTTCCAAGGATCTGATTGAGGAGGGCGAGACGCTTTATTACCGTAAAGTCATCGCCAACCTAATCTGGATTCATGAACAGGGCGGGAACCGGAAGAAACTCGCCGATTGGTGGGACACCGAAGTCAGCGGAGAGCTGGCCGAATTATGGAATGTCGACCAGGAAGCCTTAAAACGGGCGTTCCGCGCTGCGTTCTGTGGAACGGCGTAA
- a CDS encoding O-antigen ligase family protein, whose protein sequence is MNRAKDTAGSAAAGAAVCLAGLYACMQTGLYFDRELFKAAAALLLGAALLLLRVAARRGGGGVLTPFLPYRAALYMAGPLLLCALYGAHLAAGPLSAAATAAAVLRWSSLAALAVLLLAAAGTRAGRRWLQCGWTAAGAVLAGTALAAVYGLLPLPFAILRTADADIAATGARLGGLLQYPNVFGAVMAAFGLQQLSKLAASAAGRGRAGWRYALHTLGLLPFALCLMLSESRGAGIVAAVGWGCALLQMRTARAKLRLVLYTVATAAATVPLGIRLAQAGLAPPLYPSLLELVSGLCILPLLMWLADRLIDWQVRAGISKRRGRGGGNHLLLLAALLLAILALAACGRGLLGLVRPLGLWQRGGATWESRLVMYRDAWRLMEQAPWWGQGGGVWRSVYRSVQSAPYAGAEMHSGYFNLLLDTGAIGLAIYVLWLGFLGQGLLRRRSSWAPAFVVLALHQLVDVDMRFHLSLCLLLWAAVLGGGGTGRRPDEAKEGARRANRAGGQIASQCAAGLSAAALLGLSAAGWSAAHGIELYQQAVYTPSSSERAAGLRAALEWNPLLVPARLALAKGLPAAEAASLLQEGHRLEPVQPELLWGIATALGRAGDPEAQGWFIRALARDPYSLQKQTAVQRELLALAGQLVQRGKAEEALQVAGTSRSLYHQYAELAERLAAIPGARNDRGFGLTQSSGAFAAELASRAAGLRRSTERSAERPF, encoded by the coding sequence GTGAACAGGGCAAAGGATACCGCTGGATCTGCCGCTGCAGGGGCCGCCGTCTGTCTCGCGGGGCTGTATGCCTGCATGCAGACAGGACTGTATTTTGACCGGGAGCTGTTCAAGGCGGCGGCAGCGCTGCTGCTGGGCGCAGCGCTCCTGCTCCTCCGCGTGGCCGCAAGGCGGGGAGGGGGGGGCGTGCTTACGCCCTTCCTCCCGTACCGAGCGGCCCTCTATATGGCCGGGCCGCTGCTGCTGTGTGCGCTGTATGGCGCACACCTTGCGGCAGGCCCGCTCTCGGCCGCGGCCACCGCGGCCGCTGTGCTGCGCTGGAGCAGCCTCGCAGCACTGGCCGTGCTGCTGCTGGCCGCGGCGGGCACCCGTGCTGGCCGCCGCTGGCTGCAGTGCGGCTGGACAGCCGCAGGCGCAGTGCTGGCGGGAACAGCGCTGGCCGCCGTGTATGGGCTGCTGCCGCTGCCCTTCGCCATTCTGCGCACTGCAGATGCGGATATTGCGGCCACCGGCGCACGGCTGGGCGGCCTGCTGCAATATCCGAACGTGTTCGGCGCCGTAATGGCGGCATTTGGGCTGCAGCAGCTGAGCAAGCTGGCGGCCAGTGCTGCGGGGAGGGGGCGAGCGGGATGGCGCTATGCGCTTCACACCTTGGGCCTTCTCCCCTTTGCGCTGTGCCTCATGCTGTCCGAATCGCGCGGGGCAGGGATCGTCGCAGCGGTGGGCTGGGGCTGTGCCCTGCTGCAAATGAGGACAGCGCGGGCAAAGCTGCGGCTAGTGCTGTATACGGTCGCCACGGCCGCAGCTACAGTGCCGCTCGGTATTCGTCTGGCTCAGGCCGGGCTTGCTCCGCCGCTCTATCCGTCGCTGCTGGAGCTTGTCTCTGGCCTATGCATCCTGCCGCTCCTAATGTGGCTGGCTGACCGGCTCATTGATTGGCAGGTGAGGGCAGGAATAAGCAAGAGAAGAGGGAGAGGAGGGGGGAATCATCTCCTCCTCTTGGCTGCACTGCTACTGGCGATCTTGGCGCTTGCAGCCTGTGGGAGAGGGCTTCTGGGTTTAGTGCGGCCTCTTGGGTTATGGCAGAGGGGCGGGGCAACTTGGGAATCCAGGCTGGTAATGTACCGGGATGCTTGGCGCCTAATGGAACAGGCCCCTTGGTGGGGGCAGGGCGGCGGGGTTTGGCGCTCCGTGTACCGGAGTGTGCAGAGCGCTCCTTATGCCGGGGCCGAGATGCACAGCGGGTATTTCAATCTGCTGCTGGATACAGGCGCTATCGGGCTAGCGATTTATGTACTGTGGCTTGGATTTTTGGGACAAGGCTTGCTGCGCAGGCGCAGCAGCTGGGCGCCGGCCTTTGTGGTCTTGGCTTTGCACCAGCTGGTGGATGTTGACATGCGATTCCACCTATCGCTTTGTTTGCTGCTCTGGGCAGCGGTGCTTGGGGGCGGTGGGACAGGAAGAAGACCTGACGAAGCTAAGGAGGGGGCCAGGCGGGCGAACAGGGCTGGCGGACAGATTGCTTCACAATGTGCGGCGGGGCTTAGTGCGGCGGCTTTGCTCGGGCTTAGCGCCGCCGGCTGGTCTGCTGCACACGGCATAGAGCTGTATCAGCAGGCGGTCTATACGCCATCGTCCTCTGAACGGGCAGCGGGACTGCGGGCAGCGCTTGAGTGGAACCCGCTGCTTGTTCCTGCTCGCCTGGCTCTTGCCAAAGGACTGCCAGCAGCAGAAGCGGCCAGCTTGCTGCAGGAGGGGCACCGCCTTGAGCCAGTGCAGCCTGAGCTGCTCTGGGGGATTGCGACGGCCCTTGGCCGGGCCGGCGACCCCGAGGCTCAAGGCTGGTTCATCCGGGCGCTGGCCCGGGACCCGTACAGCCTGCAGAAGCAAACGGCTGTGCAGCGGGAACTGCTGGCGCTGGCAGGGCAGCTGGTTCAGCGGGGCAAAGCTGAAGAAGCTCTGCAGGTAGCGGGTACAAGCCGCAGCTTGTACCATCAGTATGCTGAGCTGGCAGAGCGGCTTGCGGCCATTCCGGGGGCGCGGAATGACCGGGGTTTTGGACTGACTCAGAGCTCGGGCGCCTTTGCGGCAGAGCTGGCGTCCAGAGCCGCCGGGTTACGCCGTTCCACAGAACGCAGCGCGGAACGCCCGTTTTAA
- a CDS encoding class I SAM-dependent methyltransferase, with the protein MEALRKLIHQIAEEESLISATLSQRRKTGEILYTKVQIKPVEIKKTLNYQFAFHYSNKVLHENLSPSEAEERLTGLFETTFRQGLICTPEADYQILISKKFKVSILTKSPTKQAGSLSHNRKKQYILEEGTPVPFLVELGIMNEDGKVYAKRYDKFKQINRFLEMVQDIIPFLPQDRPLTIVDFGCGKSYLTFALYHYLSVEQRRTLNVVGLDLKADVIEHCSLLAKKLEYKNLRFLVGDIAEYDELSQVDMVVTLHACDTATDAALEKAVRWDASVILSVPCCQHELFAQVEAPVMEPLLSHGILKERFSALATDAIRAKLLDIMGYKTQLLEFIDMEHTPKNILIRAVKAPSEHRDRLWAEYQAFRDFLQASPYLERACADLLPPSKGVEV; encoded by the coding sequence ATGGAAGCATTGCGGAAATTAATACATCAAATCGCGGAAGAGGAAAGCCTGATCTCCGCGACGCTCAGTCAGCGCCGCAAAACAGGCGAGATCCTTTATACGAAGGTTCAGATTAAGCCTGTTGAAATCAAGAAGACACTGAATTATCAGTTTGCCTTCCATTATTCGAATAAGGTGCTGCACGAGAACTTAAGCCCCTCTGAGGCGGAAGAGCGCCTGACCGGGCTGTTCGAGACCACGTTCCGGCAGGGCCTGATCTGCACCCCTGAGGCGGATTATCAAATCTTGATCAGTAAGAAATTCAAGGTATCGATCTTAACGAAGTCCCCTACCAAGCAGGCGGGCTCCCTCAGTCATAACCGTAAAAAACAGTATATTCTGGAGGAAGGAACCCCAGTTCCCTTTCTTGTTGAGCTTGGCATTATGAACGAAGACGGAAAGGTCTATGCTAAGAGATACGATAAATTCAAGCAGATTAACCGGTTCCTGGAGATGGTTCAGGATATTATCCCTTTCCTCCCTCAGGACCGCCCGCTGACCATTGTTGACTTTGGTTGCGGCAAGTCCTATCTCACCTTCGCTCTATATCACTATTTGTCGGTAGAACAGCGAAGAACGCTGAATGTTGTCGGATTGGATCTAAAGGCGGATGTGATCGAACACTGCAGTTTGCTGGCGAAGAAGCTCGAATATAAGAATCTGCGGTTTCTTGTCGGGGACATTGCCGAATATGATGAATTAAGTCAGGTGGATATGGTAGTCACGCTGCATGCCTGTGACACAGCGACGGATGCTGCACTGGAGAAAGCCGTACGTTGGGACGCTTCGGTCATTTTATCCGTTCCTTGCTGCCAGCATGAGCTGTTCGCGCAGGTTGAGGCTCCGGTTATGGAGCCGCTCTTGTCCCACGGCATCCTGAAGGAGCGCTTCTCTGCGCTGGCTACAGATGCTATTCGCGCCAAGCTGCTGGATATTATGGGTTACAAAACACAGCTGCTGGAGTTCATTGATATGGAGCATACGCCCAAAAATATTCTAATCCGAGCGGTGAAGGCTCCATCCGAACATCGCGACAGGCTGTGGGCAGAGTATCAGGCATTTCGCGACTTTCTTCAGGCTTCACCATACCTGGAGCGAGCCTGCGCTGATTTGCTTCCCCCATCGAAAGGGGTAGAGGTTTAA
- a CDS encoding DUF6483 family protein has translation MLRRDYLVRMIEEMTDMIATVFNLKQQKKYTEALWELDEQYKKQFRLNGTLVNSLSLKDLIEVFRMGDKIEADKLQSLARLMKEEGGIYLEQNKEDEAVIRYMKALHLFMYASFHGADRELWNIDREVQELRTAVKGYQLPVETEQLLMSYEEREGRFDSAEDSLYRLLKSGTTGIGEGTAFYERLLNLEDEKLEQGNLPREEVEEGLAELRRRAEAPDEE, from the coding sequence ATGCTAAGAAGAGATTATTTGGTGCGAATGATCGAAGAGATGACGGATATGATCGCTACCGTCTTTAATTTAAAGCAGCAGAAGAAGTATACCGAAGCTCTGTGGGAGCTGGATGAACAATACAAGAAACAGTTTCGACTAAATGGAACATTGGTAAACTCCCTCTCGCTCAAGGACCTCATTGAAGTATTTCGGATGGGGGATAAGATCGAAGCGGACAAGCTTCAAAGTCTGGCCCGTCTGATGAAGGAAGAAGGAGGCATCTACCTGGAGCAGAACAAGGAAGATGAAGCGGTGATCCGCTATATGAAGGCCCTTCACCTATTTATGTACGCTTCCTTCCATGGAGCAGACCGGGAATTATGGAATATTGACCGGGAAGTACAGGAATTGCGCACGGCTGTGAAGGGATACCAGCTTCCCGTAGAGACGGAGCAGCTTTTGATGAGCTATGAGGAGCGAGAAGGCCGTTTCGATTCTGCGGAGGATTCATTGTACCGGCTTTTGAAATCCGGAACTACAGGAATTGGGGAAGGGACCGCATTTTACGAGAGACTTCTGAATCTTGAGGACGAGAAGCTTGAGCAGGGCAACCTGCCACGCGAAGAGGTAGAGGAGGGGCTTGCGGAACTTAGACGACGTGCCGAAGCCCCCGATGAAGAATAA